The segment CGTATGCTTTTGCTATCAATGAATTATTTGCTGATAGTAAAATAGAAAAGTTTGAATTAGCTAAAGTGGGACAAGCTACAGAACACAATTATGTTGGTGTTAAATGTGGTATTATGGACCAGTTTGCTTCAATCTTTGGTAAAGCAGGGCATCTTATGCGTCTTGACTGTCGCTCACTAGAGCACGAATACTTCCCATTCAATCCAAAAGGATATCGATTGGTGCTATTAGATTCAGTGGTAAAACACGAACTAGCTTCTTCTGCATATAACAAACGTCGTGAAAGTTGTGAGGCCGCAGTAGCAGCCATTCAAAAGAAACATCCAAAAGTAGAATTTTTAAGAGATTGTACGATGGATATGCTTAAAGAATCAAAAGCTAATATTAGCGAAGAAGATTTCATGAGAGCAGAATATGTTATTGAAGAAATACAACGTGTAATAGACGTGTGTGATGCTCTTGAAAAAGGAGATTACGAAACCGTTGGTCAAAAAATGTATGAAACACATCATGGCATGAGTAAACTTTACGAAGTAAGCTGTGATGAATTGGATTACCTAAATGACTGTGCTAAAAAATGTGGAGTTTCAGGATCACGCGTTATGGGCGGTGGTTTTGGAGGCTGCACAATAAACTTAGTTAAAGACGAACTTTATGATGATTTTGTTAAAACAACAAAAGAAGCTTATAAAGAAAAGTATGGTCACGAACCAAAGGTTTATGATGTAGTAATAAGTGATGGAGCTAGAAGGCTAGCTTAATCCAAATAGAACACAAAAAAGAGGGGCAATTGTCCCTCTTTTTTTATGACATTTAAGAAGAAACAAGAGTAGATTCTCTGTTATAATCACAAAAAAGAGTGAACAATTCTCCACTTGAGGAGTTTCTATAGTAGAAATTAAGAATTCAAAAATCATGTCATTTTTGGCAATCTTAACCACAAAAACTTATCTTTGTCTTAGAACTTAATATATATCGATTATGAATACCCAAAAACTCATGAACCGTGCAGCAGATAATATCCGAATTTTAGCTGCATCTATGGTTGAAAAAGCAAATTCCGGACACCCAGGAGGTGCCATGGGAGGAGCAGATTTTATCAATGTACTTTTCTCAGAGTTTCTTATATATGATCCTAAAAACCCAAAATGGGAAGGAAGAGACCGCTTCTTCTTGGATCCAGGACACATGTCACCAATGCTATATTCAACATTGGCATTGACAGGAAAATACTCTATAGATGAACTCAAACAGTTCCGTCAATGGAACAGCCCTACACCAGGTCACCCAGAAGTGGACATTATGAGAGGTGTAGAAAATACATCTGGTCCTTTGGGACAAGGACATGCTTTTGGTATTGGAGCAGCTATTGCCGCTAAATTCTTAAAAGCTCGTTTTGGAGAAGTAATGAATCAAACTATCTATGTATATATCTCTGATGGTGGAATTCAAGAAGAAATATCTCAAGGTGCAGGTCGTATTGCTGGTCACTTAGGACTTGATAACCTTATCATGTTCTACGACTCAAATGATGTACAGCTTTCAACAGATACAGAAGATGTAACAAGCGAGAACGTAGCTATGAAATACGAAGCTTGGGGCTGGAAAGTTATTACTATAAATGGTAATAATGTAGATGAAATCCGTAAAGCGATTACAGAAGCTCAAGCTATCAAAGGCCAACCTGTTATTATCATTGGTAAGACTGTTATGGGTAAAGGCGCATTAAATGCAGATGGAACAAGCAACGAAGCAAATTGCTCAACTCATGGTTCTCCTCTAGGTGGCGATGCATATACAAAAACCATTAAAAACTTAGGTGGTAACCCAGAAGATCCATTTGTAATCTTCCCTGAAGTGGCAGAACTTTATGCAAAACGTGCTGAAGAACTAACTACCCTTGTTGGAAAGAAATTGGAGTATAAAGCTAAATGGAGTAAAGAAAACCCTAAATTAGCTCAAAAACTAGAAGACTTCTTTGCTGGTAAACTAGCAGAAATAAACTGGGAAGCTATAGAGCAAAAACCAAACTCTGCTACACGTGCTGCTTCAGCTACAGTCCTTGCAACTCTCGCAGAAAAGGTTGAAAACATGATTGTTTCTTCGGCAGACCTTTCAAACTCTGATAAGACTGATGGCTTCTTAAAGAAAACTCATGCATTCAAGAAAGGAGATTTCTCGGGCGCATTCCTTCAAGCAGGTGTTTCCGAATTAACTATGGCTTGTCTATGTATAGGAATGTCTTTACATGGTGGTGTAATTGCTGCTTGTGCAACATTCTTCGTCTTCTCAGACTACATGAAGCCAGCTATTCGTATGGCTGCTTTAATGGAGCAACCTGTTAAATTCATTTGGACACATGATGCTTTCCGTGTTGGAGAAGATGGTCCTACACACGAACCAGTAGAACAAGAAGCTCAAATCCGACTAATGGAAAAACTTCAAAACCATAGTGGCAAAAACTCTATGCTAGTTTTAAGACCAGCAGATGTTGAGGAAGCTACTCATGCTTGGAGATTAGCAATGGAAAATCAAACAACTCCTACAGGATTAATTTTCTCTCGTCAAAACATAGAAAATCTTCCTCAAGGTACTGATTATGCTCAGACAGCTCAGGGAGCATACATCGTTGCAGGTTCTGACGAAAATGCAGATGTTGTATTGGTAGCTTCTGGCTCGGAAGTAGCAACACTAGTTGCTGGTGCAAAACTTCTACGTGAAGATGGCATCAAAGTTCGTATTGTATCAGCTCCTTCAGAAGGTTTATTCCGTTCTCAATCTAGAACCTATCAAGAATCTATCATACCTTCAGATGCTAAAGTATTTGGATTAACAGCAGGATTACCTGTTACTCTTCAAGGATTAGTGGGTGCAAATGGTAAGGTGTTTGGTCTAAACTCTTTTGGATTCTCAGCTCCTTATAAAGTTCTTGATGAAAAACTAGGCTTTACTGCGCAGAATGTATACAACCAAGTAAAAGAAATGCTATAATTTATACAACATGAAACTAATTGGAATTTGTGCTGATCATGCAGGGTATGAATTAAAAACATATGTTGCAGAATGGTTGAAAGAAAAAGGATATGATGTCAAAGATTTTGGTACACACTCTGAAGAAAGATGTGATTATCCAGACTTTGCACACCCTTTGGCTAGAGCAGTTGAAGCAAAAGAATGCGAACTAGGAGTGGCTGTTTGTGGAAGTGGTAATGGTATCAACATGACACTCAACAAACACCAAGGAATTAGAGCGGCTTTATGCTGGACAGAAGAAATAGCAGAATTGGCTCGTCAGCATAATAACGCGAATGTTTTAGTCATGCCAGGTAGATTTATTTCTCAAGAAGAAGCAAATAAAATACTTACTATTTTCTTCTCAACAGAGTTTGAAGGAGGAAGACATCAACAAAGAATAGACAAAATACCTATTCATGATTAATCTTGACAAAACAGAAATGAATAAATAAAAATAAGGCAGTAGGAACATAGGTTCTTTTACTGCCTTATTTTTTTAACAATCACTCTATTATCTTTTTATGGGAACTAAAGAATAGTCTAGTTCTATTGAATTTTACACTATTTCTTTATAAATGAGCAATAAATTATGTTGATTTTTAGCACAAATTATATTTTTAGATAGATGATATGAACAAATTAAAACTATCTTTGATATATACGATACTTATAAATGGATAGAACACCTATAATTGATATAGAACAAAAGATTGAGGATGGCAACACATCTGAAGCCATAGAAAATCTTCAACAATTACTAGCTAGTAATAACGAAAATCAAGACAATATTTACTATCTTTTGGGGAATGCCTATCGTAAAATGGGTAATTGGCAAATGGCCTTAAATAATTATCAATATGCAATAGACATCAACCCTATCAGCCCGGCAAAACAAGCCAGAGCTATGGTTATAGACATTCTAAACTTCTATAACAAAGATATGTTCAACCACTAAAACCACACAATATGGCAAGAATGAAAGGTGCAATTGTAGTCAACACAGAAAGATGCAAAGGATGCAATCTATGTGTTGTAGCATGCCCACTAGACGTGATCTCTTTAGCTAAAGAGGTTAATTTGAGAGGATATAATTATGCTCAACCTATACTGACTGATACCTGTAATGGATGTAGCAGCTGTGCTACAGTATGTCCAGATGGA is part of the Bacteroides coprosuis DSM 18011 genome and harbors:
- a CDS encoding galactokinase (COGs: COG0153 Galactokinase~InterPro IPR000705:IPR019539:IPR006204:IPR013750~KEGG: bfs:BF1661 putative galactokinase~PFAM: Galactokinase galactose-binding domain; GHMP kinase; GHMP kinase, C-terminal~PRIAM: Galactokinase~SPTR: Putative uncharacterized protein;~TIGRFAM: Galactokinase~IMG reference gene:2504107900~PFAM: Galactokinase galactose-binding signature; GHMP kinases C terminal; GHMP kinases N terminal domain~TIGRFAM: galactokinase); the protein is MKKEEVRKHFIERFGDVKGFLYASPGRINLIGEHTDYNGGFVFPGAIDKGMVAEIRPNNTDKVRAYAIDLDEYAEFGLKEEDAPKESWARYIFGVCREMIKRNVEVKGFDTAFSGDVPLGAGMSSSAALESTYAFAINELFADSKIEKFELAKVGQATEHNYVGVKCGIMDQFASIFGKAGHLMRLDCRSLEHEYFPFNPKGYRLVLLDSVVKHELASSAYNKRRESCEAAVAAIQKKHPKVEFLRDCTMDMLKESKANISEEDFMRAEYVIEEIQRVIDVCDALEKGDYETVGQKMYETHHGMSKLYEVSCDELDYLNDCAKKCGVSGSRVMGGGFGGCTINLVKDELYDDFVKTTKEAYKEKYGHEPKVYDVVISDGARRLA
- a CDS encoding Formaldehyde transketolase (COGs: COG0021 Transketolase~InterPro IPR005474:IPR005475:IPR005476~KEGG: bfs:BF1660 putative transketolase~PFAM: Transketolase, N-terminal; Transketolase-like, pyrimidine-binding domain; Transketolase, C-terminal~PRIAM: Formaldehyde transketolase~SMART: Transketolase-like, pyrimidine-binding domain~SPTR: Transketolase;~IMG reference gene:2504107901~PFAM: Transketolase, thiamine diphosphate binding domain; Transketolase, C-terminal domain; Transketolase, pyrimidine binding domain) — its product is MNTQKLMNRAADNIRILAASMVEKANSGHPGGAMGGADFINVLFSEFLIYDPKNPKWEGRDRFFLDPGHMSPMLYSTLALTGKYSIDELKQFRQWNSPTPGHPEVDIMRGVENTSGPLGQGHAFGIGAAIAAKFLKARFGEVMNQTIYVYISDGGIQEEISQGAGRIAGHLGLDNLIMFYDSNDVQLSTDTEDVTSENVAMKYEAWGWKVITINGNNVDEIRKAITEAQAIKGQPVIIIGKTVMGKGALNADGTSNEANCSTHGSPLGGDAYTKTIKNLGGNPEDPFVIFPEVAELYAKRAEELTTLVGKKLEYKAKWSKENPKLAQKLEDFFAGKLAEINWEAIEQKPNSATRAASATVLATLAEKVENMIVSSADLSNSDKTDGFLKKTHAFKKGDFSGAFLQAGVSELTMACLCIGMSLHGGVIAACATFFVFSDYMKPAIRMAALMEQPVKFIWTHDAFRVGEDGPTHEPVEQEAQIRLMEKLQNHSGKNSMLVLRPADVEEATHAWRLAMENQTTPTGLIFSRQNIENLPQGTDYAQTAQGAYIVAGSDENADVVLVASGSEVATLVAGAKLLREDGIKVRIVSAPSEGLFRSQSRTYQESIIPSDAKVFGLTAGLPVTLQGLVGANGKVFGLNSFGFSAPYKVLDEKLGFTAQNVYNQVKEML
- a CDS encoding sugar-phosphate isomerase, RpiB/LacA/LacB family (COGs: COG0698 Ribose 5-phosphate isomerase RpiB~InterPro IPR004785:IPR003500~KEGG: bfs:BF1659 putative ribose 5-phosphate isomerase~PFAM: Ribose/galactose isomerase~PRIAM: Ribose-5-phosphate isomerase~SPTR: Putative ribose 5-phosphate isomerase;~TIGRFAM: Ribose/galactose isomerase; Ribose 5-phosphate isomerase B~IMG reference gene:2504107902~PFAM: Ribose/Galactose Isomerase~TIGRFAM: ribose 5-phosphate isomerase B; sugar-phosphate isomerases, RpiB/LacA/LacB family); this encodes MKLIGICADHAGYELKTYVAEWLKEKGYDVKDFGTHSEERCDYPDFAHPLARAVEAKECELGVAVCGSGNGINMTLNKHQGIRAALCWTEEIAELARQHNNANVLVMPGRFISQEEANKILTIFFSTEFEGGRHQQRIDKIPIHD
- a CDS encoding Tetratricopeptide TPR_1 repeat-containing protein (InterPro IPR001440:IPR019734~KEGG: bfs:BF1658 hypothetical protein~PFAM: Tetratricopeptide TPR-1~SMART: Tetratricopeptide repeat~SPTR: Putative uncharacterized protein;~IMG reference gene:2504107903~PFAM: Tetratricopeptide repeat) — translated: MDRTPIIDIEQKIEDGNTSEAIENLQQLLASNNENQDNIYYLLGNAYRKMGNWQMALNNYQYAIDINPISPAKQARAMVIDILNFYNKDMFNH
- a CDS encoding 4Fe-4S ferredoxin iron-sulfur binding domain-containing protein (InterPro IPR001450~KEGG: bfs:BF1657 putative ferredoxin~PFAM: 4Fe-4S binding domain~SPTR: Putative uncharacterized protein;~IMG reference gene:2504107904~PFAM: 4Fe-4S binding domain), with amino-acid sequence MARMKGAIVVNTERCKGCNLCVVACPLDVISLAKEVNLRGYNYAQPILTDTCNGCSSCATVCPDGCITVYRVKSES